The Desulfuromonas versatilis genome has a segment encoding these proteins:
- a CDS encoding adenylate/guanylate cyclase domain-containing protein — MADRTPFFASLRWKFALVLALFSGLLMLAVVVVLEKNIRQSLIRENIDKGIGIARGVAFNAEDPLLTGDDLYLFSAVKNALRSPGISYAFIVDRQGSVRAAADMAQVGRSYALPAEAQPLREGDGFRVLRTVREGSAVLDLEIPIFSVAEQPVRLGSIHLGLSEQLISADIASMRRRLALLSAVALVAGSVIAYLLASIFVRPVHALVRGVKAIGEGRLEQHIDLKRRDELGTLTTAFNEMAESLRDKEFIKNTFERYVSKPLATEILRQRDSLRLGGEEKEVTILFSDIRRFTSLAEQLPPTQVVAMLNDYFSRMIEVVNTNNGMVDKLMGDSVMALFGAPIPLGDDPLRAVRCGLVMQQAVAAFNLEQQSRDLPPLEMGIGINTGPVVAGNIGSAMRMEYTVIGDNVNVAARLQGIARPGEVLVSEATYQRVRDQVRATPLEPMTLKGKSRPVGVYRIEELTTAGPEA, encoded by the coding sequence ATGGCTGACCGGACGCCGTTTTTTGCCAGCCTGCGCTGGAAATTCGCCTTGGTCCTGGCCCTGTTCAGCGGCCTGCTGATGCTCGCGGTGGTGGTGGTCCTGGAGAAAAACATCCGCCAGAGCCTCATTCGGGAAAATATCGACAAAGGGATCGGGATCGCCCGGGGGGTGGCTTTCAACGCCGAGGACCCGCTGCTTACAGGGGACGACCTCTACCTCTTCTCCGCGGTGAAAAACGCCCTGCGCTCCCCCGGGATCAGCTACGCTTTCATCGTCGATCGCCAGGGCAGCGTCCGGGCGGCGGCGGATATGGCCCAGGTGGGCAGGAGCTATGCTCTGCCCGCCGAGGCTCAGCCATTGCGCGAGGGAGATGGTTTCCGGGTCCTGCGCACCGTGCGGGAAGGCAGCGCGGTTCTCGATCTGGAAATCCCGATTTTTTCGGTGGCAGAACAGCCGGTGCGGCTCGGCAGCATTCACCTCGGCCTGTCCGAGCAACTGATCAGCGCCGACATCGCCAGCATGCGCCGGCGGCTGGCCCTGCTGAGCGCGGTTGCCCTGGTGGCGGGTAGCGTGATAGCCTATCTGCTTGCCTCGATTTTCGTGCGTCCGGTTCACGCGCTGGTGCGCGGGGTCAAGGCCATCGGTGAAGGGCGGCTCGAGCAACACATCGATCTGAAGCGCAGGGACGAGTTGGGGACCCTTACCACGGCCTTCAATGAAATGGCCGAAAGTCTGCGGGACAAGGAGTTCATCAAGAACACCTTCGAACGCTACGTGAGCAAACCCCTCGCCACCGAAATCCTGCGCCAGCGGGACAGTCTCAGGCTGGGGGGAGAGGAGAAGGAGGTGACCATCCTCTTCTCCGACATCCGCCGCTTCACCTCGCTGGCCGAGCAGCTGCCCCCTACCCAGGTGGTAGCCATGCTCAACGACTACTTCTCACGCATGATCGAGGTGGTAAACACCAACAACGGGATGGTCGACAAGCTCATGGGCGACTCGGTCATGGCCTTGTTCGGTGCGCCCATCCCGCTGGGAGACGACCCCCTGCGGGCGGTCCGCTGCGGGCTGGTGATGCAGCAGGCAGTGGCCGCCTTCAATCTCGAACAGCAGAGCCGCGACCTGCCGCCTTTGGAGATGGGCATCGGCATCAACACCGGGCCGGTGGTGGCCGGCAACATCGGCTCGGCGATGCGCATGGAATACACGGTGATCGGCGACAACGTCAACGTGGCCGCCCGTTTGCAGGGGATCGCACGCCCGGGGGAGGTCCTGGTGTCCGAGGCGACCTACCAGCGGGTTAGAGACCAGGTGAGAGCAACCCCGCTGGAGCCGATGACCCTGAAGGGCAAAAGCCGCCCGGTCGGGGTTTACCGGATCGAGGAACTCACCACGGCAGGCCCTGAGGCCTAG
- the aspS gene encoding aspartate--tRNA ligase produces the protein MNDILGDWKRSQYCGQLTAAEIGKEVCLMGWVQRRRDHGGLIFIDLRDREGIVQLALDPDRDPEAHKKADTVRSEFVLAVKGKVSPRPAGTVNPKMKTGEVEVEVSELRILNTAKTPPFMLDEYTEVAENLRLKYRYLDLRRPAIQNNLMLRHRVTRTVRRYLDGQGFLEIETPVLTKSTPEGARDYLVPSRVNPGTFYALPQSPQLFKQLLMVSGFDRYCQIVKCFRDEDLRADRQPEFTQIDCEMSFVDREDVIGIMQGMIAAVFKETLGIDVSLPMPRMTYAEAMARFGVDNPDLRFDLELVELSNLVKESGFKVFADVVKDGGIVKALNAKGCGSFSRKEIDDLTEFVKIYGAKGLAYVKVTEAGWQSPIAKFFNDKELEAMNRALKAEVGDLLLFVADSYRVANESLGRLRVNLGHKLGLAKKDEFRFVWITEFPLLEWDGEARRHVAVHHPFTAPLDEDVPLLDGDPGKVRAKAYDLVLNGSEIGGGSIRIHDQAVQSKMFDLLGIGAEEAREKFGFLLDALEFGAPPHGGIAFGLDRLVMILTGSDSIRDVIAFPKTQKATCLMSEAPGGVDEKQLRELSIRLAARPK, from the coding sequence TTGAACGACATTCTCGGTGACTGGAAACGCAGTCAATATTGCGGGCAACTGACCGCTGCGGAGATCGGCAAAGAAGTCTGCCTCATGGGCTGGGTACAGCGCCGCCGCGACCACGGCGGGCTGATCTTCATCGACCTTCGCGACCGCGAGGGGATCGTCCAGCTGGCGCTTGACCCCGACCGCGACCCGGAGGCCCACAAAAAGGCCGATACCGTCCGCAGCGAGTTTGTGCTGGCGGTCAAGGGCAAGGTTTCCCCGCGCCCCGCGGGAACCGTCAACCCCAAGATGAAGACCGGTGAAGTGGAAGTCGAGGTGAGCGAACTGCGTATCCTCAACACCGCAAAGACCCCGCCCTTCATGCTCGACGAATACACCGAAGTCGCAGAAAACCTGCGCCTGAAGTATCGCTACCTCGACCTGCGTCGCCCGGCCATCCAGAACAACCTGATGCTGCGCCACCGGGTCACGCGGACCGTTCGCCGCTACCTCGACGGCCAGGGATTTCTCGAAATCGAAACCCCGGTGCTGACCAAGAGCACCCCCGAGGGGGCGCGGGACTACCTGGTACCCAGCCGCGTCAACCCCGGCACCTTCTACGCCCTGCCCCAGTCTCCCCAGCTCTTCAAGCAGTTGCTGATGGTCTCGGGTTTCGACCGCTACTGCCAGATCGTCAAATGCTTCCGGGATGAGGACCTGCGCGCCGACCGCCAGCCCGAGTTCACCCAGATCGACTGCGAAATGAGCTTTGTCGACCGCGAGGACGTGATCGGCATCATGCAGGGGATGATCGCCGCGGTCTTCAAGGAGACCCTCGGCATCGACGTTTCCCTGCCCATGCCCCGCATGACCTATGCCGAGGCCATGGCCCGCTTCGGGGTCGACAACCCCGATCTGCGCTTCGACCTGGAACTGGTCGAGCTCTCCAACCTGGTCAAGGAATCGGGCTTCAAGGTCTTCGCCGATGTGGTCAAGGACGGCGGCATCGTCAAGGCCCTCAATGCCAAGGGCTGCGGGTCGTTCTCCCGCAAGGAGATCGATGACCTGACCGAATTCGTGAAAATCTATGGGGCCAAGGGTCTGGCGTACGTCAAGGTCACCGAGGCCGGCTGGCAGTCGCCCATCGCCAAGTTTTTCAATGACAAGGAGCTCGAGGCAATGAACCGGGCCCTCAAGGCGGAAGTAGGCGACCTGCTGCTGTTCGTTGCCGACTCCTACCGGGTTGCCAACGAGTCCCTGGGCCGGTTGCGGGTCAACCTCGGCCACAAGCTCGGCCTGGCCAAAAAGGACGAGTTCCGGTTTGTCTGGATCACCGAGTTTCCCCTGCTCGAGTGGGACGGCGAGGCCCGCCGCCACGTGGCGGTTCATCACCCCTTCACCGCTCCGCTTGACGAAGACGTTCCCCTGCTCGACGGCGATCCCGGCAAAGTCCGCGCCAAGGCCTACGACCTGGTGCTCAACGGGTCGGAGATCGGCGGCGGCAGCATTCGTATCCATGATCAGGCGGTGCAGAGCAAGATGTTCGACCTGCTCGGCATCGGCGCCGAAGAGGCCCGGGAAAAATTCGGTTTTCTGCTCGACGCTCTCGAATTCGGCGCGCCGCCCCACGGCGGCATCGCCTTCGGCCTCGATCGCCTGGTGATGATTCTGACCGGGTCCGATTCGATCCGCGATGTCATCGCCTTCCCGAAAACCCAGAAGGCGACCTGTCTCATGTCCGAAGCCCCCGGGGGGGTCGACGAAAAACAGCTGCGGGAACTTTCCATCCGCCTGGCCGCCCGCCCCAAGTAA
- a CDS encoding LysM peptidoglycan-binding domain-containing protein: protein MPRLLIAIFAFSLLGWGCASAPRQELQLARTAVAQAYGANAKDLAPTEYQAAANALKDGEYLFNQGEYRLAREILPLAASHAYRAKFKAWEEQARRDKQRKEQEAARAEAERQATLQAKLAKEPPKPAPPPKPKPAPSPLPLPAPAPPPPPPASYTVAGSETLWTIAAREDIYLDPLLWPLIYRANRDQIKDPRHLYSGQVLTIPRQVSEKEKEEARETARQSDIFPAGTLMKKAPQ from the coding sequence ATGCCCAGACTGCTCATCGCCATCTTCGCTTTCTCCCTGCTGGGCTGGGGCTGCGCCTCCGCCCCTCGGCAGGAGCTGCAGCTGGCCCGCACCGCCGTTGCCCAGGCTTACGGTGCCAATGCCAAGGACTTGGCACCGACCGAGTATCAGGCGGCGGCCAACGCGTTGAAGGATGGCGAATACCTGTTCAACCAGGGTGAATACCGCCTGGCCCGGGAAATTCTTCCCCTGGCCGCCTCCCATGCCTACCGCGCCAAATTCAAAGCCTGGGAGGAGCAGGCGCGCCGTGACAAACAGCGCAAGGAGCAGGAAGCTGCCCGCGCGGAAGCAGAACGCCAGGCCACCCTCCAGGCAAAGCTTGCCAAGGAGCCCCCCAAGCCGGCCCCGCCCCCCAAGCCGAAACCCGCACCTTCCCCCCTGCCGCTGCCGGCCCCCGCGCCCCCGCCACCGCCTCCGGCCAGCTACACGGTTGCCGGCAGCGAGACGCTCTGGACGATTGCCGCCCGCGAGGACATCTACCTTGACCCGCTGTTGTGGCCCCTGATCTACCGCGCCAACCGTGACCAGATCAAAGACCCCCGCCACCTCTATTCGGGGCAGGTCCTCACCATTCCCCGCCAGGTATCCGAAAAGGAAAAGGAGGAGGCCCGGGAGACCGCGCGCCAGTCCGATATTTTTCCGGCTGGAACCCTAATGAAAAAGGCGCCACAATAA
- a CDS encoding NADP-dependent isocitrate dehydrogenase gives MSTKTSKIIWSEIDEAPALATYSLLPIVQAFTKGTGIEVETQDISLSGRIIANFPDKLREDQKIPDYLTQLGELAKTPEANIIKLPNISASVPQLQAAIKELQAKGYDVPDYPEEPKTEEEKKIQARYAKVLGSAVNPVLREGNSDRRAAASVKKFAQKNPHRMMKPWPEVSQTRVAHMDSGDFYATEQSVTMDKADTVKFEFVGNDGKVTLLRDGLKLQAGEVLDSSVMNVAALRKFYAETIEEAKQKGVLLSLHLKATMMKVSDPIMFGHCVSVFYKDALEKHAATLKEIGANPNFGLGDILAKLNKLPADKKAQIEADIQACYGKQPDLAMVDSSKGITNLHVPNDVIVDASMPVVVRDGGKMWNKNDQLQDTIAMVPDRCYATMYREIVEDCKRHGQFNPATMGSVANVGLMAQKAEEYGSHDKTFEAPAAGVIRIVNSAGQALLEQKVEKGDIFRACQTKDIPIKDWVKLAVNRGKASGEPVVFWLDEKRGHDAEIIKKINKYLPEFDTKGLDIRVLPPVEAMKFSLERVRKGQNTIAATGNVLRDYLTDLFPILELGTSARMLSIVPLIDGGGLFETGAGGSAPKHVQQFLKEGHLRWDSLGEYCALVPSLEMIAANTGNQKAAILAETLDAAIGKYLENQKEPSRKVNEIDNRGSNFYIAFYWAQALAMQTKDKDLAARFTQVAQQIESNEAKINQELLAAQGRPVDIGGYFRPDPAKAAKEMRPSATFNAIIDSI, from the coding sequence ATGAGCACTAAGACATCGAAGATCATCTGGTCAGAAATTGATGAAGCACCGGCGTTGGCAACCTACTCGTTGCTTCCAATCGTCCAGGCCTTTACCAAGGGGACCGGGATCGAGGTCGAAACCCAGGACATCTCCCTGTCGGGCCGGATCATCGCCAACTTCCCCGACAAGCTCCGGGAAGACCAGAAAATCCCCGATTACCTGACTCAGCTCGGCGAGCTCGCCAAGACCCCTGAAGCCAACATCATCAAGCTGCCCAACATCAGCGCCTCCGTCCCCCAGCTGCAGGCCGCCATCAAGGAACTGCAGGCCAAGGGCTACGACGTTCCCGATTACCCCGAGGAGCCCAAGACCGAAGAGGAAAAGAAAATCCAGGCCCGCTATGCCAAGGTTCTCGGCAGCGCGGTGAACCCGGTCCTGCGCGAGGGCAACTCCGACCGCCGCGCAGCTGCCTCGGTCAAGAAATTTGCCCAGAAAAACCCCCACCGGATGATGAAGCCCTGGCCCGAAGTTTCCCAGACCCGCGTTGCCCACATGGACAGCGGCGACTTCTACGCTACGGAGCAGTCGGTAACCATGGACAAAGCCGACACCGTCAAATTCGAATTTGTCGGTAACGACGGTAAGGTCACCTTGCTCAGGGACGGGCTCAAGCTGCAGGCTGGCGAAGTGCTCGACAGCTCGGTCATGAACGTTGCCGCCCTGCGCAAGTTCTACGCCGAGACCATCGAAGAGGCCAAGCAGAAAGGGGTCCTGCTCTCCCTGCATCTCAAAGCCACCATGATGAAGGTGTCCGACCCCATCATGTTCGGCCACTGCGTCTCCGTGTTCTACAAAGACGCCCTCGAGAAGCACGCCGCCACCCTGAAGGAGATCGGCGCCAACCCCAATTTCGGCCTCGGTGACATTCTCGCCAAGCTCAACAAGCTCCCTGCCGACAAGAAGGCCCAGATCGAAGCCGACATCCAGGCCTGCTATGGAAAGCAACCCGATCTGGCCATGGTCGATTCGAGCAAAGGGATCACCAACCTGCATGTGCCCAACGACGTGATCGTCGATGCCTCCATGCCGGTGGTCGTCCGCGACGGCGGCAAGATGTGGAACAAGAACGATCAGCTGCAGGACACCATCGCCATGGTGCCCGACCGCTGCTACGCCACCATGTACCGGGAAATCGTCGAGGACTGCAAGCGCCACGGCCAGTTCAACCCCGCCACCATGGGGAGCGTCGCCAACGTCGGGCTGATGGCTCAGAAAGCCGAGGAGTACGGCTCCCACGACAAGACCTTCGAAGCGCCCGCTGCCGGGGTGATCCGCATCGTCAACTCCGCCGGCCAGGCTCTGCTCGAGCAGAAGGTTGAAAAAGGCGACATCTTCCGCGCCTGCCAGACCAAGGACATCCCCATCAAGGACTGGGTCAAACTGGCGGTCAATCGTGGCAAGGCCTCGGGCGAGCCGGTTGTGTTCTGGCTCGACGAGAAGCGCGGCCATGACGCGGAGATCATCAAAAAGATCAACAAGTATCTCCCCGAGTTCGACACCAAGGGCCTCGACATCCGCGTGCTGCCCCCGGTCGAAGCCATGAAGTTCTCCCTCGAACGGGTCCGTAAAGGCCAGAACACCATCGCCGCCACCGGAAACGTGCTCAGGGACTACCTGACCGACCTGTTCCCGATCCTCGAACTCGGGACCAGCGCGCGCATGCTCTCCATCGTGCCGCTGATCGACGGCGGCGGGCTGTTCGAGACCGGAGCTGGCGGGTCCGCGCCCAAGCATGTTCAGCAGTTTCTCAAGGAAGGCCATCTGCGCTGGGACAGTCTGGGCGAATACTGCGCCTTGGTCCCCTCGCTGGAGATGATCGCCGCCAACACCGGCAACCAGAAGGCCGCGATCCTGGCCGAGACCCTGGACGCAGCCATCGGCAAGTACCTGGAGAACCAGAAAGAGCCTTCGCGCAAGGTCAACGAGATCGACAACCGCGGCAGCAACTTCTACATCGCCTTCTACTGGGCCCAGGCCCTGGCCATGCAGACCAAGGACAAGGATCTGGCTGCCCGCTTCACCCAGGTTGCCCAGCAGATCGAAAGCAACGAAGCCAAGATCAACCAGGAACTGCTCGCCGCCCAGGGGCGCCCCGTGGATATCGGCGGATATTTCCGGCCGGATCCGGCCAAGGCCGCCAAGGAGATGCGTCCCAGCGCGACCTTTAACGCAATCATTGACTCCATTTAA
- a CDS encoding 2-oxoacid:acceptor oxidoreductase subunit alpha, whose protein sequence is MAKKVALLQGNEACAHGAIYAGAKFFGGYPITPSTEVAEVLSNELPKVGGKFIQMEDEIGAMAAVIGGALAGSKAITATSGPGVSLKQELIGYACIAEIPCVIINVMRGGPSTGMPTGPGQSDVMQARWGTHGDHAAIALAPASCQEIFSETVRAFNLAEKYRMPVQVVYDEIVGHMRERIVFPEPGELEVVERIAPTVEPKDYKPYDASKGDVPPLAAFGSEYRFHVTGLNKAADGFPTTKAELVDAEERRQIRKVEANAADIESNEEYLTEDAEVVILAYGSTARSARYAVNELRKEGVKAGLFRPITLWPFPEKRVAALAQQAKAIVVPELNLGQMILEVERVIKGNATLAGVNRVDGEPINPGQIMNKVKEVM, encoded by the coding sequence GTGGCTAAAAAAGTTGCTCTTTTGCAGGGGAACGAAGCGTGCGCCCACGGTGCCATCTATGCCGGGGCCAAGTTCTTCGGCGGCTACCCCATCACCCCCTCCACCGAAGTTGCGGAAGTGCTCTCCAACGAGCTGCCCAAGGTCGGCGGAAAATTCATCCAGATGGAAGATGAAATCGGCGCCATGGCCGCCGTGATCGGCGGTGCACTGGCCGGGTCCAAGGCCATTACCGCTACATCCGGTCCCGGCGTCTCCCTTAAGCAGGAACTGATCGGCTATGCCTGCATCGCCGAAATCCCCTGCGTCATCATCAACGTCATGCGCGGCGGCCCCTCCACCGGTATGCCTACCGGCCCCGGCCAATCCGACGTCATGCAGGCCCGCTGGGGCACTCACGGTGACCATGCCGCCATCGCGCTGGCTCCGGCTTCCTGCCAGGAGATCTTCAGCGAAACGGTTCGCGCCTTCAACCTGGCAGAGAAGTACCGCATGCCGGTCCAGGTCGTTTATGACGAGATCGTCGGCCACATGCGCGAGCGTATCGTATTCCCCGAGCCGGGTGAACTCGAAGTTGTCGAGCGCATCGCTCCCACCGTCGAGCCCAAGGACTACAAGCCCTATGACGCCTCCAAGGGCGACGTTCCGCCCCTGGCGGCTTTCGGCTCCGAATACCGCTTCCACGTCACCGGCCTGAACAAGGCCGCCGACGGCTTCCCGACCACCAAGGCCGAACTGGTCGACGCCGAGGAGCGCCGCCAGATCCGCAAGGTCGAGGCCAATGCCGCGGACATCGAGAGCAACGAAGAGTACCTGACCGAGGACGCCGAAGTCGTTATCCTCGCCTACGGCTCCACCGCCCGCAGCGCCCGCTACGCGGTCAACGAGCTGCGCAAGGAAGGGGTCAAGGCCGGCCTGTTCCGCCCCATTACCCTCTGGCCCTTCCCCGAGAAGCGCGTTGCCGCCCTCGCCCAGCAGGCCAAGGCAATCGTGGTTCCCGAACTGAACCTGGGCCAGATGATTCTCGAAGTCGAGCGCGTTATCAAGGGCAATGCGACCCTCGCCGGGGTCAACCGGGTTGACGGCGAGCCGATCAATCCCGGCCAGATCATGAACAAGGTCAAGGAGGTTATGTAA
- a CDS encoding 4Fe-4S binding protein, with product MSSAKAELEVIERYCKGCSICVEFCPTKVLEMDSFVVKVAKPEACIACMQCELRCPDFAIKVHKK from the coding sequence ATGAGCAGTGCGAAAGCGGAACTGGAAGTTATCGAAAGGTACTGCAAGGGGTGCAGCATCTGCGTTGAGTTCTGCCCCACCAAAGTCCTGGAGATGGACTCGTTTGTAGTCAAGGTTGCCAAACCGGAGGCATGCATCGCCTGCATGCAGTGCGAGCTTCGTTGCCCTGACTTTGCTATCAAAGTTCATAAGAAATAA
- the mdh gene encoding malate dehydrogenase: MARPKIALIGGGQIGGVLAQLAALRELGDVVLFDIVEGMPQGKCLDIAEAAPVDGFDVSLKGANDYKDIAGANVVIVTAGLPRKPGMSRDDLIEVNSKIMRSVAEGIRDNAPDAFVIVISNPLDAMVTLCQKVTGFPAERVIGQAGVLDSARFQAFIAWELGVSVKDVNAMTLGGHGDDMVPLVRYASVNGIPVMELLEQKYGSAAKAKEVMEAMVKRTRGAGGEVVALLKTGSAFYSPASSAIAMAESILKDQKRVLPTCALLNGEFGVKGYYVGVPCVLGANGVEKILEFKLDAEEQAMMDKSVAAVKGLVDSLNL, translated from the coding sequence ATGGCAAGACCCAAAATCGCTCTTATCGGTGGTGGACAGATCGGTGGCGTATTGGCTCAGCTGGCGGCCCTGCGGGAGTTGGGTGATGTTGTACTGTTCGACATCGTGGAAGGCATGCCCCAGGGCAAGTGCCTCGACATTGCCGAAGCTGCCCCCGTCGACGGGTTCGACGTCTCCCTCAAGGGTGCCAACGACTACAAAGACATCGCCGGTGCCAACGTGGTCATCGTCACCGCCGGCCTGCCCCGCAAGCCCGGCATGAGCCGCGACGACCTGATCGAGGTCAACTCCAAGATCATGCGCTCGGTGGCCGAAGGAATCCGCGACAACGCCCCCGACGCCTTCGTTATCGTCATCTCCAACCCCCTCGACGCCATGGTCACCCTGTGCCAGAAGGTCACCGGCTTCCCCGCAGAGCGCGTTATCGGCCAGGCGGGTGTCCTGGACTCGGCCCGCTTCCAGGCCTTCATCGCCTGGGAACTGGGCGTGTCGGTCAAAGACGTTAACGCCATGACCCTCGGCGGCCACGGCGACGACATGGTGCCCCTGGTCCGCTACGCCAGCGTCAACGGCATTCCGGTCATGGAACTTCTCGAGCAGAAGTACGGCAGCGCAGCCAAGGCAAAGGAAGTCATGGAAGCCATGGTCAAGCGTACCCGCGGCGCGGGTGGCGAGGTTGTCGCCCTGCTCAAGACCGGCAGCGCCTTCTACAGCCCGGCGTCTTCGGCCATCGCCATGGCCGAGTCGATCCTCAAGGACCAGAAACGCGTCCTGCCCACCTGCGCCCTGCTCAACGGCGAGTTCGGCGTCAAGGGATATTATGTCGGCGTCCCCTGCGTGCTCGGCGCCAATGGCGTAGAAAAAATTCTTGAATTCAAGCTCGACGCCGAAGAGCAGGCCATGATGGACAAGTCCGTTGCCGCCGTCAAAGGCCTTGTGGACAGCCTGAACCTGTAA
- the hisS gene encoding histidine--tRNA ligase has translation MKRGSLFVSIAGIKGMNDVLPGEVETWQFLENQARSIFGNYGFAEIRVPVVEKTELFCRSIGETTDIVEKEMYTFEDKSGNSLTLRPEGTAPVMRSYIQNKLYAQDPVAKLYYMGPMFRYERPQKGRYRQFHQIGVEAIGIEDPKIDAQVLAMLSHFFAAVGIEDVSLQINSLGCPECRPGYRSALITYLQERLGKLCADCQRRYQSNPMRVLDCKVPDCKQATADAPSVLDNLCGNCEAHFGQVQQSLRDLEIPFAVNPRMVRGLDYYTKTAFEMVTGSLGAQNAVAAGGRYDGLIKDLGGPALPGIGFAMGVERLVLMLGDNKLAPSRPDLFLAALGAEAARETFRIMSGLQRRGLHAEMDYEGRSLKAQLRRADKLRSRYVLILGEDELARKQATLRDMEAGTQEEVPLSALEQILLSKLQRA, from the coding sequence ATGAAGCGAGGATCTTTATTCGTGAGTATTGCTGGAATCAAAGGAATGAACGACGTCCTGCCGGGCGAAGTGGAAACCTGGCAGTTTTTGGAAAACCAGGCGCGGAGCATTTTCGGCAACTATGGATTCGCCGAAATCCGCGTACCGGTGGTGGAGAAAACCGAACTCTTCTGCCGCTCCATCGGCGAGACGACCGACATCGTCGAAAAGGAGATGTACACTTTCGAGGACAAGAGCGGCAACTCCCTGACCCTGCGCCCCGAGGGGACCGCGCCGGTCATGCGCTCCTACATCCAGAACAAGCTCTACGCCCAGGACCCGGTGGCCAAGCTCTACTACATGGGCCCCATGTTCCGCTACGAACGCCCGCAGAAAGGGCGTTATCGCCAGTTTCACCAAATCGGCGTCGAAGCCATAGGCATCGAGGATCCGAAAATCGACGCCCAGGTCCTGGCCATGTTGAGCCACTTTTTCGCCGCCGTCGGCATCGAGGATGTCTCGCTGCAGATCAATTCCCTGGGCTGCCCCGAGTGCCGCCCCGGGTATCGCAGCGCCCTGATCACCTACCTGCAGGAGCGCCTCGGCAAACTCTGCGCCGACTGTCAGCGCCGCTACCAGAGCAATCCCATGCGGGTTCTCGACTGCAAGGTGCCCGACTGCAAGCAAGCCACCGCCGATGCCCCTTCGGTGCTGGACAACCTCTGCGGCAACTGCGAGGCGCACTTCGGCCAGGTCCAGCAGTCCCTCCGCGACCTGGAGATTCCCTTCGCGGTCAATCCGCGCATGGTCCGCGGGTTGGATTACTACACCAAGACCGCCTTTGAAATGGTCACCGGCAGCCTGGGAGCACAAAACGCCGTGGCCGCTGGGGGGCGCTACGACGGCCTGATCAAGGATCTCGGCGGCCCCGCTCTGCCTGGAATCGGCTTCGCCATGGGGGTCGAGCGCCTGGTGCTGATGCTCGGCGACAACAAGCTCGCCCCTTCCCGCCCGGACCTGTTTCTGGCCGCCCTGGGCGCCGAGGCCGCGCGGGAAACCTTCCGGATCATGTCCGGCCTGCAGCGCCGCGGGCTGCACGCCGAAATGGACTACGAGGGGCGCAGCCTCAAGGCGCAGCTGCGGCGTGCCGACAAACTGCGCTCCCGCTACGTGCTGATCCTCGGCGAGGACGAACTGGCCCGCAAGCAGGCCACCTTGCGGGACATGGAGGCCGGCACCCAGGAGGAGGTCCCCCTCAGCGCCCTGGAACAGATCCTTTTGAGCAAACTGCAGCGGGCCTGA